The Pedobacter roseus genome contains a region encoding:
- a CDS encoding NAD(P)/FAD-dependent oxidoreductase, whose translation MQKDIEITLLPDQVEQTEVIKQKLAEGLKLPETRIKGYEILKRSIDARSRKVIFRLQVKVFVDEEAIPEVYTINYPNVSEAKPVIIIGAGPAGLFAALQCIENGLKPIIIERGKDVKQRRRDLAAINKQGLVNTESNYCYGEGGAGTYSDGKLYTRSNKRGDINKVLQVFVNHGAEPDIAIDARPHIGTNKLPHIITAIKDTILNAGGEVMFDSKMTDILIEFGKVKGIEINFEEKLLADDIILATGHSARDVYELLNSKNILIEAKPFALGVRIEHPQEIIDAAQYHCDIRSEFLPPAYYSLVEQVGARGVFSFCMCPGGIIAPCSTGENEIVVNGWSPSKRNNPYANSGTVVQVTLNDVQGYDPLRMLNFQSEIEKAAFEAGGGNLVAPAQRMVDFVNNKLSLDLPKNSYLPGTKSSMLDNILPDFVSSSLRAALPLFGKKIRGYYTNEAILVGVESRTSSPVRIPRDKETYQHPQVKGLYPCAEGAGYAGGIVSAAIDGINCANAILNAS comes from the coding sequence ATGCAAAAAGACATCGAAATTACTTTGCTCCCTGATCAGGTTGAGCAGACTGAAGTTATTAAACAAAAACTTGCCGAAGGTTTAAAACTACCTGAAACGAGGATAAAAGGCTACGAAATTCTTAAAAGATCGATAGATGCCCGTTCCAGAAAAGTGATTTTCCGTTTACAGGTGAAGGTTTTTGTAGATGAAGAAGCCATTCCTGAAGTTTACACCATAAACTATCCTAATGTGAGCGAAGCCAAACCGGTAATTATTATAGGTGCTGGTCCGGCTGGTTTATTTGCCGCTCTGCAATGTATTGAGAATGGACTAAAACCCATTATTATCGAAAGAGGTAAAGATGTTAAACAGCGACGGAGAGATCTGGCAGCCATAAATAAGCAAGGTTTAGTCAATACAGAATCTAATTATTGTTATGGTGAAGGTGGTGCCGGAACTTATTCTGATGGTAAACTATATACCCGCTCTAACAAACGTGGCGACATTAATAAGGTGCTTCAGGTTTTTGTAAACCATGGCGCAGAACCAGATATTGCAATCGATGCCCGTCCTCACATTGGTACCAACAAACTTCCCCACATCATTACGGCTATAAAAGATACCATTTTAAATGCCGGGGGAGAGGTCATGTTTGATAGCAAGATGACTGATATTTTAATCGAATTTGGAAAAGTAAAAGGCATCGAAATTAATTTTGAAGAAAAACTGCTTGCTGATGATATTATCTTGGCAACAGGACATTCTGCAAGAGATGTGTACGAATTGTTGAACAGTAAAAACATACTGATCGAAGCAAAACCTTTCGCTTTAGGGGTGCGGATAGAGCATCCTCAGGAAATTATTGATGCTGCACAGTACCATTGCGATATCCGTTCGGAGTTTTTGCCTCCGGCATATTACAGCCTGGTTGAGCAGGTAGGCGCCAGAGGCGTATTTTCTTTCTGCATGTGCCCGGGTGGAATTATTGCGCCTTGTTCTACAGGTGAAAATGAAATTGTGGTGAATGGTTGGTCTCCTTCTAAGCGGAATAATCCTTACGCCAATTCCGGGACTGTGGTTCAGGTTACTCTAAACGATGTTCAGGGTTACGATCCGCTAAGGATGTTAAATTTCCAGTCTGAAATCGAAAAAGCCGCTTTCGAAGCCGGCGGAGGAAACCTCGTTGCCCCTGCACAGCGTATGGTCGATTTTGTGAACAATAAATTATCACTCGATCTGCCAAAGAATTCTTATCTCCCTGGTACCAAAAGTTCGATGCTCGATAATATCCTGCCTGATTTTGTTTCCAGTAGTTTGCGGGCAGCACTGCCTTTATTTGGTAAAAAAATAAGAGGTTATTATACCAACGAAGCCATTTTAGTTGGTGTTGAAAGCAGAACTTCTTCTCCGGTAAGGATTCCGAGGGATAAAGAAACCTATCAGCACCCGCAGGTAAAAGGTTTATATCCATGTGCTGAAGGTGCAGGTTACGCAGGCGGAATTGTATCGGCAGCGATTGATGGAATCAACTGTGCAAATGCAATATTGAACGCATCTTAA